The sequence below is a genomic window from Pseudomonadota bacterium.
CCTGCTCCGGTGATTAACGCCGTATGGCCGCTGAGTTCCATGACACCCTCCTTTTTAATACCTGCATAATCCGCAGGCGTCTTCAAATGCAGTTCATAGCTGATAGTTCATAGCTAATAGAATAGCTAAAAGCTAAAAGCAGAGAGCAGAGAGCCTTTATAGCTCTCCCGGAGATTATTTTCCTTGAACCCCCTTGGAGACTGTCTCAAGAAGCGGAGCAGAATGCGAATTTTTGACCGCCTTGCGGATAAGGATATCTGTGGGGGTTACCTTCTTTCCATAGTAGGACTTATTTAAACCTTCACGGACCTTCACAACTGCACCCTCAACGGATATGCCGCCGTACAGCCCCTTAGAGCGCGCATAGCTGATAATGTCAGCACTGAGATTTGCAGTTGAGGCATCCACTCCAACTCCGACCGGTCCCACAGCTACGCCAATGTCAGCACCGAGCTTGACACTACTCGAAAGAAGTGCCGTGACACCCCTTTCGGTCATTATCAGAAGTATCACTTCCGACGCTTCCCCGCCAATCTGAAGGCCAAAGCTCGCTTCACCGATTGTATAGAAGGCAGGCCCTGTCCATTGTCCGGTTTTCTTTTCCCGCACCAGCAACACCCCGCTTCCGCCCGATGCACCAATGATAAATGCCCCTTTCAGAATCTGGGGTGCGATAAACACGCCCCTGGCATCCTTGACTAATTTACGAAAACCCTCCATTTCTCGGGCGACCGTAAAGGTTTCGAAGGTGAGCTTTGCCTTGTCCACCAGCTGCCTGGCATCTAAGGCGTCGTCAGCTATTGCGGGTGTTGGAGTAAAACCACTTTTTCCAGGAGACAAAAAAATCATTGCCGCGATAAGAAGGACTATAGCGGTTATGAAAGTAAATCCTTTTATTTTCATGTAAACCCCCTTCTTCTGGAATTTTTTATTTAACCTTGACATCTGACATATTCTCTTTTCTGCTTTCCTCTTGTTGAATATAATCACTATAGAATCAATGGTATAAAAAACTAATTTTATTGTCAACGAATTTTAAAACCGCGGTATCTCAAGGTATTTTCTTTTTATTCAAAGCTGATTTAGTTATTTTATTTGGAAATCGAGCTATAGGGGTGTAAAATTATTCTGAAAGTATCTAAGGATATAATTCATTTCATGGAGGTGGAATAATGATTAAGAAAAAAGCAAAAACTTCAAAGGTTGTTGAGAAGTTTATATACGTCAAGACTGTTGATGGGTCTATGATTCGAGGGAAAATTAACATAGGGCCCAATAAAAGAATATCCGATATGTTTATGAAGGGCGAAGCCCCTTTTATCGTATTGTATGATGTGGTTCAACAACAGGATATGCCGAAAAAGGTGCTGGTTATTAATAAAAGGCACATTATCTGGGTGGAACCAGACGAGCCAATATAGAAGACAACCGTGGGCAGGATAGAGTACTTGAATTATCCATGTATTTTGTTGACAGTATTTATGGCACTTGACCTGTACTATCTTGAATCTGCTGGCTATGTTGAAACCACCGCTCCTTTACTCCAGACATTGCAGGACGAAGGTAGCGGTAAATTTTAAGGATTAGGTTGCTGCTCTTTTATGGCCTGCCTGTGAAACCTTGGTGGGATTAAAACAAAAGTGAGTATCACAATGAACCCAAATGTAATATGCATGATGGTAAAGACCCAGGAAGGGAAATCGTAAAAAATTACCATCCTTACAAGACGTGCAATGAATGAGATATCCCTGTCGACTGTTTGTCCAGAAAGCCGCCTTAAGTTATATTCCCATACTGTAAGGGGACATAGTACCCGTATGAAGGCCTCAACAGCAACCAGAACAACAGATATAAGGTGAACCACCCGGAAGGT
It includes:
- a CDS encoding lipid-binding SYLF domain-containing protein — protein: MKIKGFTFITAIVLLIAAMIFLSPGKSGFTPTPAIADDALDARQLVDKAKLTFETFTVAREMEGFRKLVKDARGVFIAPQILKGAFIIGASGGSGVLLVREKKTGQWTGPAFYTIGEASFGLQIGGEASEVILLIMTERGVTALLSSSVKLGADIGVAVGPVGVGVDASTANLSADIISYARSKGLYGGISVEGAVVKVREGLNKSYYGKKVTPTDILIRKAVKNSHSAPLLETVSKGVQGK
- a CDS encoding DUF2784 domain-containing protein; the protein is MQGDYPLLADLIVIFHFLYVLFAVGGQIVIIFGGFLRWRWIRNLTFRVVHLISVVLVAVEAFIRVLCPLTVWEYNLRRLSGQTVDRDISFIARLVRMVIFYDFPSWVFTIMHITFGFIVILTFVLIPPRFHRQAIKEQQPNP